The Mycolicibacterium lutetiense genome window below encodes:
- a CDS encoding undecaprenyl-diphosphate phosphatase, translating into MSWLQVVVLSIVQGLTEFLPVSSSGHLAITSRVFFDDDAGASFTAVVQIGTEVAVLMYFARDIGRIISAWFAGLTDAGRRTPDYWLGWWVIIGTVPIGVFGFTLQHFIRDDIRNLWIIATALIVFSFVIAAAEYLGKQTREIQEFTWRDSLIVGSAQALALIPGVSRSGVTISTGLFLGQKREAAARFGFLLAIPAVLGSGLYELRHVFEPGASGMSATVPQIVLGTLIAFVVGYAAVAWFLKFLVSHSMYWFVGYRVVLGAVVLALLATGVVAAQ; encoded by the coding sequence ATGTCCTGGCTGCAAGTGGTTGTGTTGTCGATTGTCCAGGGGCTCACCGAATTTCTGCCGGTCTCGTCCTCGGGACACCTCGCGATCACCTCGCGGGTGTTTTTCGACGACGACGCAGGCGCCTCGTTCACAGCGGTCGTACAGATCGGCACCGAAGTGGCGGTCCTCATGTATTTCGCCAGGGATATCGGCCGCATTATCAGCGCGTGGTTCGCCGGGCTGACCGACGCCGGTCGGCGAACCCCGGATTACTGGCTCGGGTGGTGGGTGATCATCGGCACGGTGCCGATCGGGGTGTTCGGATTCACCCTTCAGCACTTCATCCGGGATGACATCCGGAACCTGTGGATCATCGCCACGGCGCTCATCGTCTTCTCGTTCGTCATCGCCGCCGCTGAATATCTCGGAAAGCAGACACGCGAAATCCAGGAATTCACCTGGCGCGACAGTCTCATCGTTGGCTCGGCGCAGGCGCTCGCGCTCATCCCCGGCGTCTCGAGGTCCGGCGTCACCATCAGCACCGGCCTTTTCCTCGGCCAGAAGCGGGAGGCTGCAGCGCGATTCGGCTTCCTGCTGGCCATCCCGGCGGTCCTCGGCTCCGGGCTGTACGAACTGCGCCACGTGTTCGAACCCGGCGCCTCGGGAATGAGCGCGACGGTTCCGCAGATCGTGCTCGGCACGCTCATCGCGTTCGTCGTCGGCTATGCGGCGGTCGCCTGGTTCCTGAAATTCCTGGTGTCGCACAGCATGTACTGGTTCGTGGGATACCGAGTGGTGCTCGGTGCGGTGGTGCTGGCCCTGCTGGCTACCGGGGTGGTCGCCGCGCAATGA
- a CDS encoding YncE family protein, with protein sequence MRPILAGQPVRAGLLALALLLSAGCTSNPADAPPPTIEPAQAAISPPVTVTPDGEIRPLRGHAASAVFDPATGTLAVLTPGGEGQSTLSLLTGNRPPREVTLMPAATALSVDGKGDVLAAARGGYFRVDLADAKASKIDVDGAQGVDFTAIALRADGNPVLGSADGAVYTLGSDRTVAAQLKIFARVDSLVTQGNTAVVLDRGQTSVTAVNPSGTKAAQALRAGEGATTLAADTQGRVLVADTRGNELLVFGADPLIMRQRYPVPAAPYGLAGSDKLAWVSQTAANTVIGYDLSTGIPVEKVRYRTVQQPNSLAYDDKTDTLYVVSGSGAGVQVIGSASGRR encoded by the coding sequence TTGCGCCCAATCCTTGCAGGTCAGCCAGTTCGCGCCGGCCTCCTCGCGCTGGCCCTGCTGCTCTCCGCGGGCTGCACGTCCAACCCCGCCGACGCCCCGCCCCCCACCATCGAACCCGCTCAGGCCGCGATTTCGCCCCCGGTCACGGTCACCCCGGATGGTGAGATCCGGCCATTGCGCGGCCATGCCGCGAGCGCGGTATTCGACCCAGCAACCGGCACATTGGCCGTTCTGACCCCAGGCGGCGAAGGCCAGTCGACCCTGAGCCTGCTGACCGGCAATCGACCGCCACGAGAGGTGACGCTGATGCCCGCGGCCACCGCGCTCAGCGTCGACGGCAAGGGTGACGTTCTGGCTGCCGCCCGGGGTGGCTACTTCCGGGTCGACCTGGCCGACGCCAAGGCCAGCAAAATCGACGTGGACGGCGCCCAGGGCGTCGACTTCACCGCGATCGCGTTGCGCGCCGATGGCAATCCGGTGCTGGGCAGCGCCGACGGAGCGGTCTACACATTGGGCAGCGACCGCACCGTGGCTGCCCAGCTCAAGATCTTCGCGCGGGTCGATTCGCTTGTCACACAAGGAAACACCGCGGTAGTGCTGGATCGCGGGCAAACCTCGGTGACCGCCGTCAACCCCAGCGGCACCAAAGCCGCACAGGCACTGCGGGCCGGAGAAGGCGCCACCACCCTCGCCGCCGACACACAGGGCCGGGTCCTGGTCGCCGACACCCGCGGCAATGAGCTACTGGTGTTCGGCGCGGATCCCTTGATCATGCGGCAGCGCTACCCGGTGCCCGCCGCCCCGTACGGACTGGCCGGATCCGACAAGCTGGCCTGGGTGTCGCAGACCGCGGCCAATACCGTGATTGGTTACGATCTTTCCACCGGCATACCGGTGGAAAAGGTGCGTTATCGAACCGTGCAGCAACCGAACTCCCTGGCCTACGACGACAAGACCGACACCCTCTACGTGGTGTCGGGGTCGGGAGCGGGTGTTCAGGTGATCGGCAGCGCGTCGGGTCGCCGATGA
- a CDS encoding DUF5703 family protein, translated as MTTIQQGRMPPGWERVVAEDRSEEYDWIPLRLPPDVTRISASIRLSIEAEYRGWELTRVRAYTDGSRRVLLRRKKSASSMPGTPMAPSL; from the coding sequence ATGACCACCATTCAGCAGGGCCGGATGCCGCCGGGGTGGGAGCGAGTCGTCGCCGAAGACCGCTCCGAGGAATACGACTGGATTCCGTTGCGGCTACCGCCCGATGTCACCAGGATCAGCGCCTCGATCCGCTTGTCGATCGAGGCCGAGTACCGCGGCTGGGAACTGACCCGGGTGCGGGCCTATACAGATGGGAGCCGACGGGTGCTGTTGCGGCGCAAGAAATCCGCGTCATCCATGCCGGGCACACCCATGGCGCCTTCGCTGTGA